The DNA region GCAACGCCAGCCGATCGCCCCTTGACCGGTTTGGTGGTGGCCCATGATGCCGTGAATAAAGCCCTGCTCTGTCAGCTCACGGGTCTTGGCCCCGACAGCATTTGGCGCTTTAAGCAAGGGAACGGTGGGGTAACGGCAATTTGCTATCCCGACGGGCCCGATAGTTTGCCGGTGTTGCAGGCGATGAATATTACCCATCACCTATCCGGCACTATTTTGGACAAAACGGCCGCTGGGGCGCTGTAGATGGCGATCGAACTGCTACGGGAAATTCGTCTGATTGACCCGGTGGCCCAGGTTGATCGTCGGGCCACGGTTCTGTTGGATCAGGGGCAAGTGAGGGCGATCGACCCGGATCCCCAAGCCCTGCCGGAGGGAACCCGAGTGATTGAGGCGGCGGGGCAAATTTTGGCTCCGGGCCTGGTGGATTGCTATTCCCGATCGGGCGAACCGGGTTATGAGTCCCGAGAAACCCTCGCCAGCTTGGCCGCCGCCGCCCTGGCCGGTGGGTTCACCACTCTCGCCCTGTTGCCCAACACGCAACCGGTGATCGATCAGCCCGCCATGGTGCAAAACCTGCGCGATCGCTGGGCGGCCTTGCCGGAGCCAAGCCCCCGCCTGCACCTTTGGGGAGCCTTGACCCAAGGAACCCAAGGGGAGCAAATGAGCGAGTTGGCAGAGTTAGCCACCGCTGGCATCGTGGGCTTCACCGACGGGCGAGCGATCCGGGATTGGGTCTTAATGGAACGCTTGCTGGATTATGCAGGGCCCTTGGGGTTGCCGTTGATGGTGATGGGTCAAAGGGCCTCGGCCAGTCGCGGCCCGGTGCTGGAAGGGGTTGAGGCGTTGCGGTTGGGGCTGGTGGGGGTGTCGGCGGCGGCCGAAAGCAGCGCCCTAGCCACCCTCTTGGAATTGCTACGCGATCGCCCCGCCCGCCTGCATGTGATGCGTTTAGCCACCGATCGCGCCGCGGCCCTCGTGGCCCAAGGCAAGACCGATGGGTTGCCCCTCACGGCCAGCCTGTCATGGTTGCAATTGCTCTGCGACACCA from Limnothrix sp. FACHB-406 includes:
- a CDS encoding dihydroorotase; the encoded protein is MAIELLREIRLIDPVAQVDRRATVLLDQGQVRAIDPDPQALPEGTRVIEAAGQILAPGLVDCYSRSGEPGYESRETLASLAAAALAGGFTTLALLPNTQPVIDQPAMVQNLRDRWAALPEPSPRLHLWGALTQGTQGEQMSELAELATAGIVGFTDGRAIRDWVLMERLLDYAGPLGLPLMVMGQRASASRGPVLEGVEALRLGLVGVSAAAESSALATLLELLRDRPARLHVMRLATDRAAALVAQGKTDGLPLTASLSWLQLLCDTSHIDGRRPLPGSDRPPLPYDPSLHLPAPLGNPTDRQALIAALKTGAIDAIAVDHAPYTYEEKTVAFAEAPPGAIGLELALPLLWSGLVMTGELTALELWRSLSQRPAELLGQTPQAIGPGQAQPLIRFDPAATWTVEPAQLQSLAQNSPWLGHKITGRVVQTWLPT